In Saccharomyces paradoxus chromosome IV, complete sequence, the DNA window GGAACGAAACCACAAAACTAAACCAAGCAAGAGTGTCCTTAAAGAAGTCATTTTAAAGGCTGGATCCCTTGCATCCCAatctttgaatttcttaCCGATTAATTTTGGTACCGATCTTCTTAATCGCCTATTTAGTCTTTCGTCCTCAATCCATTTCATTCTagctttcaaaaaaaatagcataAATGGCATCATTACCAAGTGTAGCCCAAATTTAAGTCGTTGATAATTAAAGGCTTTTTCAttaggtttttttttgcgcTTGTTTACTTCCCCTTTATCCCTGCgtatattatcaaatgTGACAGTTATGCTTCCATCCAAAGAAACTTCTTCCCAATCGATATCGCTCAGGTCATCTTGTTCATCCTGGTAGAAACTATCAAAAGAATCATCtgcttcttcctcctcatATAATGATACATCTTTCTTCTCGCCCTTTGAGATTTTTCGTTTGGCTTGATCCTGTTGACCAGATTCTAACAATCTCTTAACCAtcacttttcttcttattatACCTTAAACTCATGTGCGCTAAGCCTCAAGCTTTGGCCCTTCGTTGGGTATCAAATGGGGTCACTCACCTTGGCTTGTGTGTTTTTCGTTTGATTATTTACATTTTCCAGAGGGccactaaaaaaaatacttgtTTATCTACATATTTTACAAATGGTAATAGTATAGATGTTGGCCAGTAACAAAGAAGGGAAGAAAAGCATGTAGTTTATTTATCTGAAGTATGATAGATTTTTTGGCTTGATGCTAACTGACTGTAAGTTTTTGTCCAGTGAgtccatttttcttttggtttCAGATCTACATCTATTATATTCACACACAACGCACTTTCAGCACTGTTCCATTCAATGAAACATGTCACATCTCTGAGTGTCATAAGTAACAGATACTCATCATTTACGTCGTTGATTGATTTTATGTCCTTTGTTGAAATTGTGTTCTTTGTAAGTTTTTTCTGTAAATCATAAAGGatcttgaaaatattattatcattgtGCAAGTACTCATGCATGGCAGCTTTAAAGTTTTCCGTGTATATGTTGCAATCTCCAAATACTACTTCCAAGTGTGAGGGATTCACTAGTAATTGGTTGTAACAGTACTTAGTTTTTCTACCCTTAAATGCGTTATGAGTGCAGTTCCTACAATAATCTGTATCGTAGTACAACCATTTAGGTTTTAATTCCAAAAGAACGGTTTGAAGATTTTGTGAGCAGTAAGACTTCAAAAAGTGGTCATTTTTTATCAGATTTGTGGCCCTATTGACGAgatttttaattttgatAACCTTGACCACCTTGTCATCTAGATCTGAAATAAAGACACTGAGAATGGGCCTAATAGCTTCTATATTAACGTCAATCAGATCCATCGGGCACAATAAGCCATGTAAAAGAGGTTCTACACTATTTTTAATATATTGGATGTTTTTGATAGTATAAGAATTATTCGATGATAGCAGGTCGGGGCAACGAATGCAGCATCTCCACAACCACCTTGGATCTCCATAATCAACCAAGATATTTGCCCCACCGCGTCCAATGACTCGCATcgatattttctttccaaaagaacCCTATCGtttgatgattttggaCTGGTGAAACATCCATCATTCGAATTAATTTAGGAAACCCTTATATGACCgcatcaaaaaatttccttggTAAAAATATTGTCTATATAATAGGCCACCGAGGAACATACAAGAAAACCAAACATAAGTGAAGATGGTCGTATTTCGTCGCTCTCCTATGGGCCTTTTACATTACGCTCGTCAACCAGTATCCAGGAGTGTTTTCTTGGAATCCCAAAGGCGATTATTATCTCTTACGTCTTGTAGATATAATAATAGCCATAttgatgataataaaaacaaaaaaaagcttaAGAACGTGTTCCAAGCCAATAGCAATAAAGTTGTTCGTAAACCAAaaaccaaagaagaattggcGAGAGAGAGGTTCGAAGAACAACTAAAGTCACCTAATAGATTTGTGAGATGGGGTGCTATTGCAAGATCagaaaaattctcaaaGGGAATGACCAAGTACATGATCGGTGCATATGtgatatttttaatttatgGCCTCTTCTTTACCAAAAAGCTGTTTGCGAAAGACAAAGAACTGGAACGattgttgaagaaacaagaagaaggaaatgcCAATGAATACGAAACATTAAGAATTAAAGAACTGAAGGGCAAACTAAGGAGAAGAGATGAATTGAAATTAgaagaatacaaaaaaatgcaagaaGAAGGCGTTGAAAACTTCGATGATATTCAAGTACAAAATTTCGATCAAAACAAATTGAATGAACAAATATTGCCAGCGAGAGACACAACCAACTTTTACCAGGGGAAGGCTGGCGAATACGACAAAGCAATTAATATGGAAGAGAAAGTAATATTTCTCggtaaaagaagaaaatggttGATGAAGCATTGTCAAGGGGACGTTTTGGAAGTATCATGTGGTACAGGAAGAAATATCAAGTATCTTGACATGTCACGCATCAACTCTATAACGTTCTTGGACTCTTCTGAAAATATGATGGAAATCACCCATAAAAAGTTTAGGGAGAAGTTTCCAAAGTATAAAAAGGCTGCGTTTGTTGTTGGGAAGGCGGAAAATCTAGTCGACTTAGCAGAGAAAGGTAAACCGTCTCTAGAGAATGAATCAGAAAAGCAAGTAAAATATGACACTATCGTAGAGGCATTTGGTTTATGTTCCCATGAGGATCCGGTTAAGGCCTTAAATAATTTTGGCAAGCTATTGAAGCCAGATGGGAGAATTATTTTACTGGAACACGGCAGAGGCCAATACGACTTTGTGAATAAGATGTTGGACAATAGAGCTGAAAAAAGGCTGAACACCTGGGGCTGTAGATGGAATCTCGATTTAGGCGAAGTACTAGATGATTCTGACTTAGAATTGGTGGAAGAAAAACGGACACACTTAGGTACTACTTGGTGTATCGTTGCGAAGAGAAAAGGTGAcgcaaaaaagaagggcGAGCTTGGATTTGTGGAAAAATACCTACAGTCAAGCATTAGGAAGAGAATGGAATCATTCGAAAAAAACGACAGTACAGAATctaaaaaagaacttgGGCCAATAACTCCTGTAAGTAAAAGTTAGTACAACCACTCAAACTGATACATTTTGAATAGACTAATAATCGtgtaaatatttcataAAGAAAGTTAAAATGTGATCTAGATATATCTTAGAtaactttcttctcttcttaaCTGCAGACGATAAAAAGGCATTCTTAACAGTTTGAAAAGTACATTTGTATAATACTactaaaataaaaattgcGAACTCTGTGGATCGAACACAGGACCTCCAGATATCTTGACCAAAGTTATTCTTCAGTCTGGCGCTCTCCCAACTGAGCTAAGTCCGCTAACACAGTTGAAATTttgtttctattttatCTGACATGTGTGTAAAACTCTTTTATCCTTTCTGacgtttttgtttttatcaGATATGGGGTGAATATTGAGAAATAGATGAATATCaagataattgttgggaaTCGATTGCTGATACAGGCTTGAATATCAGATATACGGATAATACAAGAAATTCTtctcgaggatatagggAACCTTAAAAGGGAATCGGCAACTTTATATAGTAACACTACAATTTATTCTTTCGTTGAAAGGCCATCATTCATTgtcctattacattatcaatcattcttttctttcagcaTCTATCAAGTTTGGTGACCGTTCCTTATCATTTTTGTTATCTTACGGCATCGTgatatgataatatattGGATATATGAATACTAGTCAATAGGCGATAGTTGATTGTCATATCAAATAACTTTGCTTATAATTAAAATAAGAAACTACAATTTATCTACACTTTTTAGAAACTCTTTTGAagctcttcttttttgtgTCTTCCACCgaaagtatttttcttttctttttttaatttttcaatattccTTATGTTAGGTGACATCTTTTGTGACATTTCGATTAAAAggaattttcaagaaactGACGTTTTCAACTTTGATCTTCAGTAAATGCCTTTCGAGGTAAATTATATTCTTTACGAATTTTgaagcttttttttatgtgTCCTATCTTTCATGAATATATTAAGCTAGAATAACTGGTCAGAAATGAGCTACAGTGTCGACACATTTACagattatattttattttttggatCATCTAGTTTAGTAGGAAAAGGCGCTCTAGAAAATCTGCTGGAcataaatttttatattaaaAATGTTTCGGATATACAAGGTAAGCTTGATAGCCTAACTGAAATAAAAGGAGATGTTGTCCTCAACAAACATGTCTTTTGTGTCAATAGAAGGAGCATTGCTGAGGAAAAATCATTTATGAAGACCAttgattatataaatatgAGATCAGTTACTTGGAAAGGTGGCAGATATTATTTGAGaagcagaaaagaaaaagatactGAAAAAAGAGCGCCTAGTCCTAATACTTTTTGTTATGATGCTTTTGAAGAGGGATTCATTAAAAATACCACGGAGGAGAAAGGAAATGacaatttttcctttaccTATAACCAGAAACAATTCAGTTATGCATTACATTATGCGTGCggaaaggaaaaaggtTTAGGAATCATTTATAATTTTACTGTAACGCAGATGATTATCCCTCGATCTGAAAATTGGCCAAGACTGCTTTCACGTATTTTCTCAGGAACACGGAAGctggaaaaatttgatacTAACAACAAAACTTACGTGCCTGGTAAAAATTTGCCTAATTTATGTGATATTCGCACCATGGTATGTTCTTTGGGCTCTACTTCAGCTAGAGTGCGGAAAACGCAAGTACCAAATTCCTTTGCAGATTACTACTTGCCTTTTACTTTGGCACAAGAATTCACGAATACAACagacaaaaaattggtgGTTATAACTGCCTTTAATAATGACTTTCTTAGCAAAACTTTTGAGTACTTCAGAACGAAAGCAAAATTGGAGAATGATTTGGATGAATCTTTGCCAAATAAGCTAAAAGAGCTCGTTATTTTGAGACCAGGTCCAATGTGTGGGCAGCACGGAAATCCTATAAACGTTGGATTGGGTCAAGAAAACTCAAATCTTTtagagaaaattttgtattATCCTCGATATCTTTTGGTTTATAAAAAGCAATATATTGGCGAGGTCAGAAGGGTTGGTTTACGAACAAAGTTAAGCGAAATAATTGCTTCGAGCATATACAGGATGCCAGGGTCTGCATTATTAGGATATGCTGTCCcagtttcaaaagtttcttatGTTGCGTCTTTAATGGCGattgaaaggaaaagtaaAGAAGCAGGGCCTAAGCTGGAAGTAATTAGTAGTTATCAAATTGACATGATTGCGTAAACtgtctttttattttaagTAAAGTGAAGTGTTTAAATAAATACTAGCttaacaaaaaagagaacCGCTTTATCACGAGTCCGATACTTGGGTTTCCTTGGCTTTCTGTCGCATTAACGTAGAAGTATTACTGTCGGTAACTCGAATAATCTTATATAGTGTATCTTTCCATAAGCCGTTGATAATGGTGAGGAAACGCGAACATTTCAAAatcgttgaaaaaataaaaactttATGGATATTGAGGGAAAGATGTGATTTTCTAATTTAAGCAATTCTCCCAAGACCATCATCACCTACCCTTTGGCAATGAGTaaaattgatgatttaCAACAAGACATTGAGTCTTTGCTCAGTGAAAGTATGTGATTTTGAGGCTgtcttatttttattttatttttttttgaaatgtcTAAGTTGAACACTAACATAGTAGAACCTTTATAGTTAAGTCACTGGAAAAAAGTCGTGAGGAGCTCAAAgtgaatataaaaaataaaagaaaaaatgaggATAGCACAAATCCCATAGTacaagaatttgaagatcTATTTGATCAATTCCCAcaattgaataattttttgtttaatgAGCATCCAGAGTTGGAAGAGACAgacgaaaaaaatgtaacAAAAGCACAGGCGATTATACCAGCAACACCAGTACCGTAtgaaccaaaaaaaagagtcaAGTTGGAGAATGACGAAATTCTGCCAGAACAAGAATGGGTTTTGAAGACTCAGCCAATGGTTCAGCATCAAATGTTTGATTCCGAAGTGGCAGACTTATTGGATACCGACATTTTAACGTCGccttcaaaaagaaagcgAAAGCTAAAAATAGAGGACATCGACACAAGAGATAGAAGAAAGTTGGAAGATTCGGTTGTCCTGGAAAATGTTTATAGAATGTTTGGTATAACTTTTTTCCCTCTTGTGGATCCTGTTGACCTGAAAATTAAAGATGCTAGCGGTGAAATCTTTGTTGATAGAGAAATGCTGGGAATACGACTGGAAGTCTTTAGTGAACGAACGTCCCAATTCGAAAAACCTCACTATgtattgttgaaaaagaggATTAAATCGAATAGTTGGTTTCTGTTTAAACATACTATTCCCAATTTTATTGATGTTCAAGGCATATTTGATGACACTAACGGAGGACTAGTGATATCTCGTGATGATGCATATTTGTTTGCCAAAAGAGTGTTCCTGCAACTAGTGGAAGTACGGAATAGGCGGCAGATTTTCAAGGATTTAGAAGCCAAGAAGATAATTCACGACCTAGATTTAGATTTAGAGTCTTCGATGGTTTCATTTTTAGTGAAGGATGTTAAGGTCGAGTTGTTTGTAAAACAAAACGAAATAGTTTCATGTTCAATATTGGACGATATTCATGATTTTagtcaaaataataaaagtaaaTGGGAACTCGCATTGCTCGGTTCGTTAGATGATCTGGAATTAAAACTAAACCATTCATTTGCGACAATTTTCAAGTGAATGCTAACGAAAATATACACTATAGAAAGAGAATAGGGTTAGTCTTCTTTGTTTATCATACATATAAGTAATTGTGTAGTAAACCAATTTTGGGTAAAATGTGGTATATGAAAACAGGACATATGTAGCCCATAATGCAACCtaaaactttttccaaGATAGTATGATAATAAATCGCGGTAACCCAGAGAATACATATCCAAATTACCAGGACAGTACAAACAATGGCAAGGCAAGCTCGTACCCACTTATTCACAACCCAAAACATATCCTCAGCTTGAACAAATCTACTGAACAAGTGTAGTTCCATCCAAAGAATCATGCTAATATTCACAAGAAAGCAGAAGTGTCCACTAATATCAAACCCACCGTGCCATTGCCCATTTTCTAGGCGACATTGTTCAGCTGATGTTGTTTTACTGCCAGAACTGCATTCCCCCCCTGTCCAAATGAAGACATGATCGATAAACTGGAAactcaaaaataataatagatATTTCAAAACGAACTTGCAAGCATATTGGGTAATCATAATACTAATTACTCTATTTTTGAACAGAGGCCAACGGTTAGTATATGTTAAATAAGAAGAGCTAGTTTCGGTGCTTGATATCGGTAAAGGTAGTACATCCATTCTTGCTAGATAATGGAAGTATATTTGCAGGAAAGCCAAAccgaaaaataaaaatggcCACAATTGATTAGCTTTGTATGCAAAAATTacattgaaaatatttgagGATTTTAACAAAGcatatgtttttttttgatgatttagTGTCTCTGAAGATATTACTATCGAAAATAATGCGCCTACAAGGACTTGAAAGGGATAAATGAGACATGCTTTTCTCGACCAATAATTTAGCTGACGTATCATCAAGTCTTCTTCGATTTTTAGCCGTTCAGCGCTTTTGAATAGAAGgttttatttctattttgttttaaaatcatcatattttgatc includes these proteins:
- the IPK1 gene encoding inositol pentakisphosphate 2-kinase (Inositol 1,3,4,5,6-pentakisphosphate 2-kinase~similar to YDR315C), with amino-acid sequence MRVIGRGGANILVDYGDPRWLWRCCIRCPDLLSSNNSYTIKNIQYIKNSVEPLLHGLLCPMDLIDVNIEAIRPILSVFISDLDDKVVKVIKIKNLVNRATNLIKNDHFLKSYCSQNLQTVLLELKPKWLYYDTDYCRNCTHNAFKGRKTKYCYNQLLVNPSHLEVVFGDCNIYTENFKAAMHEYLHNDNNIFKILYDLQKKLTKNTISTKDIKSINDVNDEYLLLMTLRDVTCFIEWNSAESALCVNIIDVDLKPKEKWTHWTKTYSQLASSQKIYHTSDK
- the OMS1 gene encoding putative RNA methyltransferase (Protein integral to the mitochondrial membrane~similar to YDR316W) is translated as MVVFRRSPMGLLHYARQPVSRSVFLESQRRLLSLTSCRYNNSHIDDNKNKKKLKNVFQANSNKVVRKPKTKEELARERFEEQLKSPNRFVRWGAIARSEKFSKGMTKYMIGAYVIFLIYGLFFTKKLFAKDKELERLLKKQEEGNANEYETLRIKELKGKLRRRDELKLEEYKKMQEEGVENFDDIQVQNFDQNKLNEQILPARDTTNFYQGKAGEYDKAINMEEKVIFLGKRRKWLMKHCQGDVLEVSCGTGRNIKYLDMSRINSITFLDSSENMMEITHKKFREKFPKYKKAAFVVGKAENLVDLAEKGKPSLENESEKQVKYDTIVEAFGLCSHEDPVKALNNFGKLLKPDGRIILLEHGRGQYDFVNKMLDNRAEKRLNTWGCRWNLDLGEVLDDSDLELVEEKRTHLGTTWCIVAKRKGDAKKKGELGFVEKYLQSSIRKRMESFEKNDSTESKKELGPITPVSKS
- the HIM1 gene encoding Him1p (similar to YDR317W) — protein: MSYSVDTFTDYILFFGSSSLVGKGALENLLDINFYIKNVSDIQGKLDSLTEIKGDVVLNKHVFCVNRRSIAEEKSFMKTIDYINMRSVTWKGGRYYLRSRKEKDTEKRAPSPNTFCYDAFEEGFIKNTTEEKGNDNFSFTYNQKQFSYALHYACGKEKGLGIIYNFTVTQMIIPRSENWPRLLSRIFSGTRKLEKFDTNNKTYVPGKNLPNLCDIRTMVCSLGSTSARVRKTQVPNSFADYYLPFTLAQEFTNTTDKKLVVITAFNNDFLSKTFEYFRTKAKLENDLDESLPNKLKELVILRPGPMCGQHGNPINVGLGQENSNLLEKILYYPRYLLVYKKQYIGEVRRVGLRTKLSEIIASSIYRMPGSALLGYAVPVSKVSYVASLMAIERKSKEAGPKLEVISSYQIDMIA
- the MCM21 gene encoding Mcm21p (Component of the kinetochore sub-complex COMA~similar to YDR318W); the protein is MSKIDDLQQDIESLLSEIKSLEKSREELKVNIKNKRKNEDSTNPIVQEFEDLFDQFPQLNNFLFNEHPELEETDEKNVTKAQAIIPATPVPYEPKKRVKLENDEILPEQEWVLKTQPMVQHQMFDSEVADLLDTDILTSPSKRKRKLKIEDIDTRDRRKLEDSVVLENVYRMFGITFFPLVDPVDLKIKDASGEIFVDREMLGIRLEVFSERTSQFEKPHYVLLKKRIKSNSWFLFKHTIPNFIDVQGIFDDTNGGLVISRDDAYLFAKRVFLQLVEVRNRRQIFKDLEAKKIIHDLDLDLESSMVSFLVKDVKVELFVKQNEIVSCSILDDIHDFSQNNKSKWELALLGSLDDLELKLNHSFATIFK
- the YFT2 gene encoding Yft2p (Protein required for normal ER membrane biosynthesis~similar to YDR319C); the encoded protein is MIRQLNYWSRKACLIYPFQVLVGALFSIVISSETLNHQKKTYALLKSSNIFNVIFAYKANQLWPFLFFGLAFLQIYFHYLARMDVLPLPISSTETSSSYLTYTNRWPLFKNRVISIMITQYACKFVLKYLLLFLSFQFIDHVFIWTGGECSSGSKTTSAEQCRLENGQWHGGFDISGHFCFLVNISMILWMELHLFSRFVQAEDMFWVVNKWVRACLAIVCTVLVIWICILWVTAIYYHTILEKVLGCIMGYICPVFIYHILPKIGLLHNYLYV